From a single Ornithodoros turicata isolate Travis chromosome 8, ASM3712646v1, whole genome shotgun sequence genomic region:
- the LOC135367026 gene encoding elongator complex protein 2-like isoform X2: MPDNEPKCTQVIDLKHGFALDVKLTFLPSLNVPVFAYGGDDMLVHMYARNPTGEFCKCHTFQGHEDWVRGIDFVTYENKHVLLASCGQDGLVRVWKVSPAASDAHAKNDKVGTENEVKVKESLLTVHTEGETQSFSVTLETVLAGHENWVYSVRWHPRTVQGNGTYSLLSASIDKTLILWEPDESSGLWIDKVRLGEVGGNSLGFYGAVLSPDGRTIFGHGFQGAFHAWKLQSWKEVARPQVHGYDMNCIAVVDSLHFVSGAEEKVLRAFEGTQNFVDNFNRICKVDLNLKQKCKELAEGASVPSLGLSNKAVFKKDLINTPSNEEEKHPKDQYPEFYFVAVDLTEPPTEENLLQNTLWTEEQKLYGHGYELFTVAVSHDCALLASACKASNQQHAGVFLWDTATWKLIGKLVFHNLTITQMAFSPDDNYLLTVSRDRSWCVYQRNTSDNSFSSIAHSDKTNAIHQRIIWSCSWSHDSQHFATASRDKKVVVWGKHDAHAKGSLGPFESRLELDTEDSATAVDFAPCLTGSKSYVIAVGLDNGSIFLYQWNESSCTVCATLRATHAHHLTVKRLKFSPCIDLANEDEINSRKIFHLASSGDDHFVCVYSISE; encoded by the exons ATGCCAG ATAACGAGCCAAAGTGCACACAGGTCATAGACTTAAAACATGGCTTTGCACTGGACGTGAAGCTGACCTTCCTTCCAAGCTTAAATG TTCCTGTTTTTGCGTACGGAGGAGATGACATGTTGGTACATATGTACGCAAGAAATCCAACTGGTGAATTCTGCAAATGTCACACGTTTCAAGGACACGAGGACTGGGTCAGGGGCATCGACTTTGTGACGTACG AAAACAAGCATGTGCTATTGGCATCCTGTGGCCAAGATGGCTTAGTCAGAGTGTGGAAAGTGTCTCCAGCTGCCTCTGATGCTCATGCTAAAAATGACAAAGTTGGCACAGAGAACGAGGTGAAAGTGAAGGAAAGCCTACTTACTGTGCATACAGAAG GAGAAACACAGTCATTTTCCGTTACACTGGAGACAGTACTTGCCGGTCATGAGAACTGGGTGTACAGTGTCCGTTGGCACCCAAGAACTGTGCAAG GCAATGGTACGTACAGCCTGTTGTCTGCATCGATAGATAAGACACTGATACTTTGGGAACCTGACGAGTCGTCCGGGCTGTGGATTGACAAG GTTAGACTCGGAGAAGTAGGAGGCAACAGCCTTGGGTTCTACGGAGCAGTGTTGTCACCAGATGGCAGAACAATATTTGGTCATGGCTTTCAAGGAGCATTTCACGCATGGAAGTTACAG TCCTGGAAGGAAGTTGCAAGGCCTCAAGTTCATGGCTACGACATGAATTGCATAGCAGTGGTCGATAGCCTCCATTTCGTGTCCGGAGCAGAAGAAAAAGTGCTGAGAGCTTTTGAAGGAACCCAGAATTTTGTTGACAACTTTAACAGGATATGCAAGGTTGATTTGAACCTGAAGCAGAAGTGCAAG GAATTGGCAGAGGGTGCAAGTGTACCCTCCTTGGGACTTTCTAACAAAGCCGTATTCAAAAAGGACCTGATCAATACACCGAGCAATGAGGAAGAAAAGCATCCAAAGGACCAGTACCCAGAATTTTACTTTGTCGCAGTGGACCTAACTG AACCCCCAACAGAAGAAAACCTCCTTCAGAACACACTGTGGACAGAGGAACAGAAGTTGTACGGACATGGTTATGAACTGTTCACAGTTGCTGTAAGCCATGACTGTGCACTACTAGCATCCGCCTGTAAA GCAAGCAATCAACAGCATGCTGGAGTTTTTCTGTGGGATACAGCTACATGGAAATTGATAGGGAAATTGGTGTTTCACAACTTGACAATTACGCAAATGGCGTTCTCTCCCGATGACAATTACTTACTTACTGTGTCAAGGGACAGATCTTGGTGTGTTTACCAGAGGAATACATCTGACAACA GCTTTTCCAGCATAGCACATTCGGATAAAACAAATGCGATCCATCAGAGGATAATATGGAGTTGTAGTTGGTCCCATGATAGTCAGCACTTTGCTACGGCGTCGCGCGACAAAAAG GTGGTCGTCTGGGGCAAACACGACGCACACGCAAAGGGCAGCCTTGGTCCTTTCGAAAGCAGGCTAGAACTGGACACAGAAGATTCAGCTACAGCCGTTGATTTTGCTCCATGCCTTACTGGGTCAAAAAG CTACGTTATCGCTGTTGGATTGGACAATGGAAGCATTTTCCTTTATCAGTGGAACGAGAGTTCATGTACAGTGTGTGCCACGCTTAGAGCCAC TCATGCACACCACTTAACTGTGAAGAGGCTAAAGTTCTCACCATGCATCGATCTAGCAAATGAAGACGAAATTAATTCTCGGAAGATATTCCACTTGGCAAGCTCTGGAGATGAccactttgtgtgtgtgtacagcATATCAGAATGA
- the LOC135367026 gene encoding elongator complex protein 2-like isoform X1, which translates to MPDNEPKCTQVIDLKHGFALDVKLTFLPSLNVPVFAYGGDDMLVHMYARNPTGEFCKCHTFQGHEDWVRGIDFVTYENKHVLLASCGQDGLVRVWKVSPAASDAHAKNDKVGTENEVKVKESLLTVHTEGETQSFSVTLETVLAGHENWVYSVRWHPRTVQGNGTYSLLSASIDKTLILWEPDESSGLWIDKVRLGEVGGNSLGFYGAVLSPDGRTIFGHGFQGAFHAWKLQTAGNEQGASSWQPMVTMGGHFDEVRDIAWDPKGAYLLSCSKDQTTRLHAPWVTVNGKSWKEVARPQVHGYDMNCIAVVDSLHFVSGAEEKVLRAFEGTQNFVDNFNRICKVDLNLKQKCKELAEGASVPSLGLSNKAVFKKDLINTPSNEEEKHPKDQYPEFYFVAVDLTEPPTEENLLQNTLWTEEQKLYGHGYELFTVAVSHDCALLASACKASNQQHAGVFLWDTATWKLIGKLVFHNLTITQMAFSPDDNYLLTVSRDRSWCVYQRNTSDNSFSSIAHSDKTNAIHQRIIWSCSWSHDSQHFATASRDKKVVVWGKHDAHAKGSLGPFESRLELDTEDSATAVDFAPCLTGSKSYVIAVGLDNGSIFLYQWNESSCTVCATLRATHAHHLTVKRLKFSPCIDLANEDEINSRKIFHLASSGDDHFVCVYSISE; encoded by the exons ATGCCAG ATAACGAGCCAAAGTGCACACAGGTCATAGACTTAAAACATGGCTTTGCACTGGACGTGAAGCTGACCTTCCTTCCAAGCTTAAATG TTCCTGTTTTTGCGTACGGAGGAGATGACATGTTGGTACATATGTACGCAAGAAATCCAACTGGTGAATTCTGCAAATGTCACACGTTTCAAGGACACGAGGACTGGGTCAGGGGCATCGACTTTGTGACGTACG AAAACAAGCATGTGCTATTGGCATCCTGTGGCCAAGATGGCTTAGTCAGAGTGTGGAAAGTGTCTCCAGCTGCCTCTGATGCTCATGCTAAAAATGACAAAGTTGGCACAGAGAACGAGGTGAAAGTGAAGGAAAGCCTACTTACTGTGCATACAGAAG GAGAAACACAGTCATTTTCCGTTACACTGGAGACAGTACTTGCCGGTCATGAGAACTGGGTGTACAGTGTCCGTTGGCACCCAAGAACTGTGCAAG GCAATGGTACGTACAGCCTGTTGTCTGCATCGATAGATAAGACACTGATACTTTGGGAACCTGACGAGTCGTCCGGGCTGTGGATTGACAAG GTTAGACTCGGAGAAGTAGGAGGCAACAGCCTTGGGTTCTACGGAGCAGTGTTGTCACCAGATGGCAGAACAATATTTGGTCATGGCTTTCAAGGAGCATTTCACGCATGGAAGTTACAG ACTGCAGGAAATGAACAGGGGGCTTCTTCATGGCAACCTATGGTTACAATGGGTGGCCACTTTGATGAGGTTAGGGATATAGCCTGGGATCCCAAAGGTGCTTACCTGTTGTCTTGCAGCAAAGATCAGACCACAAGACTCCATGCACCTTGGGTTACTGTCAACGGCAAA TCCTGGAAGGAAGTTGCAAGGCCTCAAGTTCATGGCTACGACATGAATTGCATAGCAGTGGTCGATAGCCTCCATTTCGTGTCCGGAGCAGAAGAAAAAGTGCTGAGAGCTTTTGAAGGAACCCAGAATTTTGTTGACAACTTTAACAGGATATGCAAGGTTGATTTGAACCTGAAGCAGAAGTGCAAG GAATTGGCAGAGGGTGCAAGTGTACCCTCCTTGGGACTTTCTAACAAAGCCGTATTCAAAAAGGACCTGATCAATACACCGAGCAATGAGGAAGAAAAGCATCCAAAGGACCAGTACCCAGAATTTTACTTTGTCGCAGTGGACCTAACTG AACCCCCAACAGAAGAAAACCTCCTTCAGAACACACTGTGGACAGAGGAACAGAAGTTGTACGGACATGGTTATGAACTGTTCACAGTTGCTGTAAGCCATGACTGTGCACTACTAGCATCCGCCTGTAAA GCAAGCAATCAACAGCATGCTGGAGTTTTTCTGTGGGATACAGCTACATGGAAATTGATAGGGAAATTGGTGTTTCACAACTTGACAATTACGCAAATGGCGTTCTCTCCCGATGACAATTACTTACTTACTGTGTCAAGGGACAGATCTTGGTGTGTTTACCAGAGGAATACATCTGACAACA GCTTTTCCAGCATAGCACATTCGGATAAAACAAATGCGATCCATCAGAGGATAATATGGAGTTGTAGTTGGTCCCATGATAGTCAGCACTTTGCTACGGCGTCGCGCGACAAAAAG GTGGTCGTCTGGGGCAAACACGACGCACACGCAAAGGGCAGCCTTGGTCCTTTCGAAAGCAGGCTAGAACTGGACACAGAAGATTCAGCTACAGCCGTTGATTTTGCTCCATGCCTTACTGGGTCAAAAAG CTACGTTATCGCTGTTGGATTGGACAATGGAAGCATTTTCCTTTATCAGTGGAACGAGAGTTCATGTACAGTGTGTGCCACGCTTAGAGCCAC TCATGCACACCACTTAACTGTGAAGAGGCTAAAGTTCTCACCATGCATCGATCTAGCAAATGAAGACGAAATTAATTCTCGGAAGATATTCCACTTGGCAAGCTCTGGAGATGAccactttgtgtgtgtgtacagcATATCAGAATGA